A genomic stretch from Desulfotignum balticum DSM 7044 includes:
- a CDS encoding tyrosine-type recombinase/integrase produces MAINIHCMECKSDLKLGSKVCSNCGAKVPKNKKYRVIVRVNGKRVSRIAGNLVLARDIESKLKTDISRDEFDIQKKKPAMTLNEFWEEKYLSWLKVNKKSWKIDQYNFNKNLSPALGKQTLDAISPFDIEKFVLLLKKRKSRQGKPLSASYIKHQLVLLTRIFNVASQWGIFTGQNPCNKVKKPRLNNQIVEFLSADELTRLINTLDTWTDRMQASIVSFSFYTGMRPSEIFKLEWRDIDFENATITLRDPKGTLDQILPLSGKAIEVLRSVPKEFDTPFVFYSSKGKQRKTIRHGWQKIKEAAGIHESFRYYDFRHNFASYLVSSGVSLYQVQKLLTHKDSSTTMRYAHLSDKSLRDTVNRSDELLAPSKGKDTTTTKRA; encoded by the coding sequence ATGGCTATCAATATCCATTGTATGGAGTGTAAATCAGACCTGAAATTAGGGTCAAAAGTATGTTCAAACTGTGGAGCGAAAGTCCCAAAAAACAAAAAATACCGGGTTATTGTTCGTGTCAATGGCAAGCGTGTTTCGAGGATTGCCGGTAATCTGGTGCTTGCCAGGGATATAGAAAGCAAGCTTAAAACTGACATTTCCCGGGATGAATTTGATATCCAGAAAAAAAAGCCAGCCATGACACTGAACGAATTTTGGGAAGAGAAGTACCTCTCATGGCTGAAGGTCAACAAAAAATCATGGAAAATTGATCAATACAATTTTAACAAAAACCTGAGCCCTGCCCTGGGCAAACAAACACTGGATGCCATATCCCCGTTTGATATTGAAAAATTCGTCCTCTTATTAAAAAAAAGAAAAAGCCGTCAAGGAAAACCCCTATCCGCTTCTTACATCAAACACCAGTTGGTGTTGCTGACACGGATATTCAATGTTGCTTCGCAATGGGGGATTTTCACAGGGCAAAATCCATGCAACAAGGTCAAAAAACCGAGACTCAACAATCAAATTGTGGAGTTCCTCAGTGCAGATGAATTGACTCGACTGATAAACACCCTTGATACCTGGACGGACCGTATGCAGGCTTCCATTGTTTCCTTTTCTTTTTACACAGGCATGCGGCCCAGCGAAATATTTAAACTTGAATGGCGTGATATTGATTTTGAAAATGCAACCATCACCCTGCGAGACCCCAAGGGTACATTGGATCAGATACTACCTTTATCGGGAAAGGCTATTGAAGTATTGAGAAGTGTTCCCAAAGAGTTTGACACGCCGTTTGTGTTTTACTCCTCCAAAGGGAAGCAGCGGAAAACCATCCGTCACGGTTGGCAAAAAATCAAAGAGGCTGCCGGCATCCATGAATCCTTCAGATATTATGATTTCCGTCACAACTTTGCATCTTATCTTGTTTCAAGCGGGGTATCGCTATATCAGGTTCAAAAGCTTCTAACCCATAAAGACTCATCCACCACCATGAGGTATGCCCATCTCTCAGACAAGAGCCTGCGGGATACGGTTAACCGATCAGATGAACTTTTGGCACCTTCCAAAGGCAAAGATACCACCACGACCAAAAGGGCTTGA